In one Grus americana isolate bGruAme1 chromosome 1, bGruAme1.mat, whole genome shotgun sequence genomic region, the following are encoded:
- the LOC129214518 gene encoding histone H2A, with amino-acid sequence MSGRGKQGGKARAKAKSRSSRAGLQFPVGRVHRLLRKGNYAERVGAGAPVYLAAVLEYLTAEILELAGNAARDNKKTRIIPRHLQLAIRNDEELNKLLGKVTIAQGGVLPNIQAVLLPKKTDSHKAKSK; translated from the coding sequence ATGTCCGGCCGCGGGAAGCAGGGCGGGAAGGCGCGCGCCAAGGCCAAGTCGCGCTCGTCGCGGGCCGGGCTGCAGTTCCCCGTGGGCCGCGTGCACCGCCTGCTGCGCAAGGGCAACTACGCGGAGCGGGTGGGCGCCGGCGCCCCGGTGTACCTGGCGGCCGTGCTGGAGTACCTGACGGCCGAGATCCTGGAGCTGGCGGGCAACGCGGCCCGCGACAACAAGAAGACGCGCATCATCCCCCGGCACCTGCAGCTGGCCATCCGCAACGACGAGGAGCTCAACAAGCTGCTGGGCAAGGTGACCATCGCGCAGGGCGGGGTGCTGCCCAACATCCAGGCCGTGCTGCTGCCCAAGAAGACCGACAGCCACAAGGCGAAGAGCAAGTAA
- the LOC129214522 gene encoding histone H2B 1/2/3/4/6, whose amino-acid sequence MPEPAKSAPAPKKGSKKAVTKTQKKGDKKRKKSRKESYSIYVYKVLKQVHPDTGISSKAMGIMNSFVNDIFERIAGEASRLAHYNKRSTITSREIQTAVRLLLPGELAKHAVSEGTKAVTKYTSSK is encoded by the coding sequence ATGCCCGAGCCGGCCAAGTCCGCCCCCGCGCCCAAGAAGGGCTCCAAGAAGGCGGTGACCAAGACGCAGAAGAAGGGCGACAAGAAGCGCAAGAAGAGCCGCAAGGAGAGCTACTCGATCTACGTGTACAAGGTGCTGAAGCAGGTGCACCCCGACACGGGCATCTCGTCCAAAGCCATGGGCATCATGAACTCCTTCGTCAACGACATCTTCGAGCGCATCGCCGGCGAGGCCTCGCGCCTGGCGCACTACAACAAGCGCTCCACCATCACCTCGCGGGAGATCCAGACGGCCGTGCGGCTCCTGCTGCCCGGCGAGCTGGCCAAGCACGCCGTCTCCGAGGGCACCAAGGCTGTCACCAAGTACACCAGCTCCAAGTAG
- the LOC129215346 gene encoding histone H3, with product MARTKQTARKSTGGKAPRKQLATKAARKSAPATGGVKKPHRYRPGTVALREIRRYQKSTELLIRKLPFQRLVREIAQDFKTDLRFQSSAVMALQEASEAYLVGLFEDTNLCAIHAKRVTIMPKDIQLARRIRGERA from the coding sequence ATGGCGCGTACGAAGCAGACGGCGCGTAAGTCGACGGGCGGGAAGGCGCCCCGCAAGCAGCTGGCCACCAAGGCGGCCCGCAAGAGCGCGCCGGCCACGGGCGGCGTGAAGAAGCCGCACCGCTACCGGCCCGGCACGGTGGCGCTGCGCGAGATCCGGCGCTACCAGAAGTCGACGGAGCTGCTGATCCGCAAGCTGCCCTTCCAGCGCCTGGTGCGCGAGATCGCGCAGGACTTCAAGACCGACCTGCGCTTCCAGAGCTCGGCCGTGATGGCGCTGCAGGAGGCGAGCGAGGCCTACCTGGTGGGGCTCTTCGAGGACACCAACCTCTGCGCCATCCACGCCAAGCGCGTCACCATCATGCCCAAGGACATCCAGCTGGCCCGCCGCATCCGCGGTGAGCGCGCCTga
- the LOC129215332 gene encoding histone H4: MSGRGKGGKGLGKGGAKRHRKVLRDNIQGITKPAIRRLARRGGVKRISGLIYEETRGVLKVFLENVIRDAVTYTEHAKRKTVTAMDVVYALKRQGRTLYGFGG; encoded by the coding sequence ATGTCTGGCAGAGGCAAGGGCGGGAAGGGGCTCGGCAAGGGGGGCGCCAAGCGCCACCGCAAGGTGCTGCGCGACAACATCCAGGGCATCACCAAGCCGGCCATCCGCCGCCTGGCTCGGCGCGGCGGCGTGAAGCGCATCTCGGGGCTCATCTACGAGGAGACGCGCGGCGTGCTGAAGGTCTTCCTGGAGAACGTGATCCGCGACGCCGTCACCTACACCGAGCACGCCAAGAGGAAGACGGTCACGGCTATGGACGTGGTCTACGCCCTCAAGCGCCAGGGACGCACCCTCTACGGCTTCGGCGGCTAA
- the LOC129214514 gene encoding histone H1 — translation MSETAPVAAPAVSAPGAKAAAKKPKKAAGGSKARKPAGPSVTELITKAVSASKERKGLSLAALKKALAAGGYDVEKNNSRIKLGLKSLVSKGTLVQTKGTGASGSFKLNKKPGETKEKATKKKPAAKPKKPAAKKPASAAKKPKKAAAVKKSPKKAKKPAAAAAKKAAKSPKKAAKAGRPKKAAKSPAKAKAVKPKAAKPKAAKPKAAKAKKAAPKKK, via the coding sequence ATGTCGGAGACCGCGCCTGTTGCCGCTCCCGCTGTCTCTGCTCCTGGGGCGAAAGCCGCCGCTAAAAAGCCGAAGAAAGCGGCGGGCGGCTCCAAAGCCCGCAAGCCCGCGGGCCCCAGCGTCACCGAGCTGATCACCAAGGCCGTGTCCGCCTCCAAGGAGCGCAAGGGGCTCTCCCTCGCCGCGCTCAAGAAGGCGCTGGCCGCCGGCGGCTACGATGTGGAGAAGAACAACAGCCGCATCAAGCTGGGGCTCAAGAGCCTCGTCAGCAAGGGCACCCTGGTGCAGACCAAGGGCACCGGCGCCTCCGGGTCGTTCAAGCTGAACAAGAAACCCGGTGAGACAAAGGAGAAAGCGACTAAGAAGAAGCCGGCAGCCAAGCCCAAGAAGCCGGCGGCCAAGAAGCCCGCCAGCGCCGCCAAGAAGCCCAAGAAAGCGGCGGCGGTGAAGAAGAGCCCCAAGAAAGCGAAGAAgccggcggccgcggcggccAAGAAAGCGGCCAAGAGCCCCAAGAAAGCCGCCAAGGCAGGACGCCCCAAGAAGGCAGCGAAGAGCCCGGCCAAGGCAAAGGCTGTGAAGCCGAAAGCAGCCAAGCCCAAGGCGGCCAAGCCCAAAGCAGCGAAGGCGAAGAAGGCGGCGCCCAAAAAGAAGTAA
- the LOC129201702 gene encoding uncharacterized protein LOC129201702: MSGRGKGGKGLGKGGAKRHRKVLRDNIQGITKPAIRRLARRGGVKRISGLIYEETRGVLKVFLENVIRDAVTYTEHAKRKTVTAMDVVYALKRQGRTLYGFGASFEAGTGREGPAGKNTQDAGDKRWSETDRLPRHRLHRSSLQWEAHDTAALSPLPLGEGGTKREGNRRCLERGKREHGTGCPHPLQKHSDTALSGGHVVALKRAFGFGGGRAGASGALTADAAGQLDVLGHDGDALGVDGAEVGVLEEPHQVGLARLLQRHHGRALEAQVGLEVLRDLAHQALEGQLADQQLRRLLRHESTDLMARTKQTARKSTGGKAPRKQLATKAARKSAPATGGVKKPHRYRPGTVALREIRRYQKSTELLIRKLPFQRLVREIAQDFKTDLRFQSSAVMALQEASEAYLVGLFEDTNLCAIHAKRVTIMPKDIQLARRIRGERA, translated from the exons ATGTCTGGCAGAGGCAAGGGCGGGAAGGGGCTCGGCAAGGGGGGCGCCAAGCGCCACCGCAAGGTGCTGCGCGACAACATCCAGGGCATCACCAAGCCGGCCATCCGCCGCCTGGCTCGGCGCGGCGGCGTGAAGCGCATCTCGGGGCTCATCTACGAGGAGACGCGCGGCGTGCTGAAGGTCTTCCTGGAGAACGTGATCCGCGACGCCGTCACCTACACCGAGCACGCCAAGAGGAAGACGGTCACGGCCATGGACGTGGTCTACGCCCTCAAGCGCCAGGGACGCACCCTCTACGGCTTCGGCG CCTCCTTCGAAGCGGGAACGGGACGTGAGGGACCGGCAGGCAAGAACACCCAGGATGCCGGGGACAAGCGATGGAGTGAGACAGACAGGCTGCCCCGCCACCGGCTGCACCGCAGCAGCCTGCAATGGGAAGCTCACGACACGGCGGCGCTCTCCCCCCTGCCACTGGGGGAGGGCGGGACAAAGCGGGAAGGC AATCGGCGCTGCCTTGAGCGCGGTAAAAGGGAGcatggcacaggctgcccacaCCCGCTCCAAAAACACAGCGACACAGCTCTCTCCGGTGGCCACGTGGTGGCTCTTAAAAGAGCCTTTGGGTTTGGcggtggcagggcaggagcctcAGGCGCGCTCACCGCGGATGCGGCGGGCCAGCTGGATGTCCTTGGGCATGATGGTGACGCGCTTGGCGTGGATGGCGCAGAGGTTGGTGTCCTCGAAGAGCCCCACCAGGTAGGCCTCGCTCGCCTCCTGCAGCGCCATCACGGCCGAGCTCTGGAAGCGCAGGTCGGTCTTGAAGTCCTGCGCGATCTCGCGCACCAGGCGCTGGAAGGGCAGCTTGCGGATCAGCAGCTCCGTCGACTTCTG CGGCACGAATCGACAGATCTCATGGCGCGTACGAAGCAGACGGCGCGTAAGTCGACGGGCGGGAAGGCGCCCCGCAAGCAGCTGGCCACCAAGGCGGCCCGCAAGAGCGCGCCGGCCACGGGCGGCGTGAAGAAGCCGCACCGCTACCGGCCCGGCACGGTGGCGCTGCGCGAGATCCGGCGCTACCAGAAGTCGACGGAGCTGCTGATCCGCAAGCTGCCCTTCCAGCGCCTGGTGCGCGAGATCGCGCAGGACTTCAAGACCGACCTGCGCTTCCAGAGCTCGGCCGTGATGGCGCTGCAGGAGGCGAGCGAGGCCTACCTGGTGGGGCTCTTCGAGGACACCAACCTCTGCGCCATCCACGCCAAGCGCGTCACCATTATGCCCAAGGACATCCAGCTGGCCCGCCGCATCCGCGGTGAGCGCGCCTga
- the LOC129215261 gene encoding histone H2A-IV, protein MSGRGKQGGKARAKAKSRSSRAGLQFPVGRVHRLLRKGNYAERVGAGAPVYLAAVLEYLTAEILELAGNAARDNKKTRIIPRHLQLAIRNDEELNKLLGKVTIAQGGVLPNIQAVLLPKKTDSHKAKAK, encoded by the coding sequence ATGTCTGGCCGCGGGAAGCAGGGCGGGAAGGCGCGCGCCAAGGCCAAGTCGCGCTCGTCGCGGGCCGGGCTGCAGTTCCCCGTGGGCCGCGTGCACCGCCTGCTGCGCAAGGGCAACTACGCGGAGCGGGTGGGCGCCGGCGCCCCGGTGTACCTGGCGGCCGTGCTGGAGTACCTGACGGCCGAGATCCTGGAGCTGGCGGGCAACGCGGCCCGCGACAACAAGAAGACGCGCATCATCCCCCGGCACCTGCAGCTGGCCATCCGCAACGACGAGGAGCTCAACAAGCTGCTGGGCAAGGTGACCATCGCGCAGGGCGGGGTGCTGCCCAACATCCAGGCCGTGCTGCTGCCCAAGAAGACCGACAGCCACAAGGCTAAAGCCAAGTAA